In Rosa chinensis cultivar Old Blush chromosome 1, RchiOBHm-V2, whole genome shotgun sequence, a genomic segment contains:
- the LOC112182320 gene encoding copper transport protein ATX1, protein MASQTTVLKVGMSCQGCVGAVKRVLGKLEGVESYDIDFDAQKVTVKGNVPPETVLQTVTKTGKKTAYWEAEAPAEPEAKPAEAVAAA, encoded by the exons ATGGCATCTCAG ACTACAGTCCTCAAGGTTGGTATGTCATGCCAAGGCTGTGTTGGAGCTGTGAAAAGGGTTCTTGGCAAACTGGAAG GTGTGGAATCATATGACATTGATTTTGATGCACAAAAGGTGACAGTGAAAGGCAATGTGCCACCCGAGACAGTTCTGCAAACTGTTACCAAAACTGGCAAGAAGACTGCCTACTGGGAGGCAGAAGCACCAGCAGAACCCGAAGCAAAGCCTGCAGAAGCTGTGGCTGCTGCATAA